AGGCCTCGATGCCGTCGGCGACCAGGAGGATCGACTTGTTTGAAAGGTCGGGGCTCGGGAAGGCCGTCTGTCCCGCGCCTGCTTGCGACGGCGCGAGCGGGATCGCGACCACGAAGGTCGAGCCCTTGCCCGGCTCGCTCTCCAGTGTGATGCGGCCGCCCATGCGCTTGACGATGCGCTCGCTGATGGCGAGGCCGAGCCCTGTGCCGCCATAGGTGCGTGCGACGCGTTCGTCCGCCTGTTCGAATTCACGGAAGATGCGCGACTGCGCTTCCGGCGCGATGCCGATGCCGGTGTCGCGCACTAGGAAGCTGATCTCATTCGGCCAGATGCCGGGCTCGACGATCAGCGCGACGCCCCCGCTTGCAGTGAATTTGATGGCGTTGCCGGCGAGATTGAGCAGCACCTGGCGGAGCCGCGCAGCATCGCCGACGACTTCGAGCGGCAAGCGCTCGTCGACATAGGCGGCGATCTCGAGAGCCTTGGCCTGTGCGCGCGGCGCGAGCAGCTCGGTGATCTCCTCGATCAGGGTCGAGAGCGCGAAGGAACGTTGCTCGAGGTCGAGCTTGCCGGCTTCGATCTTGGAATAGTCGAGCAGCTCCTCGATCAGCGCCATCAGCGCCTCGCCCGAGGTCTTCACCGCCTTCGCATAGGTCGCCTGCTCCGGCGTCAGCGTGGTGTCGAGCAGCAGCCCACTCATGCCCATGATGCCGTTCAGCGGCGTGCGGATCTCGTGCGAGGCCATTGCGAGGAAGCGCGATTTGGCGCGGTTGGCGGCATCGGCCTGGTCGCGCGCGTCCGACAGTGCGCGCTCGGTTTCGGTGCGGTCGGTGACGTCGCGCCCCACGCTCTGCAATTCGGCAGGCTGGCCGGCATCGAGGCGCACAAAACCCTCGCGCCAGGCGATCCAGCGCGCGCCGAGATGCGTTGCGATCTTCTGGTCGTGGATGCGCGTGCCGTTGCTTTCGCGCGCGCTGTCGCCTTGTTCCAGCACGTCAAAATCAAAGCGGGTGCCGACCAGCGCGGCGCGCGCCTCGCCCGCCAGCGTGCAATAGGCGTCGTTGGCGAAGGTGATGCGGCCCTGATGGTCGCGCAGCACGATCAGATCACCCTGCGATTCGAACAGGCTACGGGCGCGCTCCTCGGCCTCCTTCAGCTCCCAATTGCGATCGATCAGGGCCTCGTTGTGGACGGCGAGCATGCGCAGCCGCTTGTTGACGAAGCGCAGCCGCATGCTCAGCGTCGCGAGGCCGAGGCAGGCGAGGGCGAACAGGAAGCTCGCACCGACCGCGAAGGCGTTGGGATCGTAGCCGGAATTGTTAGCCCGGCTGCCGGTGATGAAGCCATAGGCGGCGCCGAACGTCGCCGAGAAGATCATGAACGAGCGGATCGCGAAGGCGATCCTCGGATGGCTGCGCCTGAAACGGCGCATGCGCACCTTGATCCGGAACGTCCGACCCATCGCCACCGACCCCGACTCTTTCCGAAACCCTATGATCGCCACCAGCGACGATGTTCCGGCCGACCTTGCGAACAGTTTGAAGTTTGGGAGCCGCCTCCAAACAGGGTTGACGAGGCGTTAATGCTTCAGAGCGAGGCGGCCTGGAGGTGACGGTGGCCGCCGCGGGCTCCGACGATCAACGCCGCGGCCTCGCGCGGCGAAAATGTCTTCGAGCGCACATAGATGCGGTAGTCGGCGGGCCCGTCAGCGGAGAGATAGATCACAGGACGGTCATTGCCCGGGTGCGCGGAGATCGCAACAAGGCGCGTCGCGGCGTTGGTCTCGCAGGCGCCCGGCTCGTCGTTGGTGCCGTCGTCGACCACAGCAAAATCCGCAGCATCCGCATCCTCGGTCATCTGGACCCGTACCGTGGCTTGTGAGGGATCTTCGGTGAAGGCGACCTGGGCGCCGGCTGTCCAGAACAGGGAAGTGAGCTCGACCGTAGTCTCGCCGATCGCGATGCAGGGATGCGGGAGCGATCCGATCTCGCTGCGGGCGAACACCGCAGCCGCCAAGAGGGGAACAACCGAGGCTAGGATCTTGAAACGCAACATGACACGCTACTCGCCGGGCCGCGCGGGAAATTTGCGGGCCTTATGGTTTGCAGAGCGTAAAGGAAACTCGTTACCGCCGGGTTGATGCGCGAGGGGCGTCACGCCATCTGGCGTACATCCTCCGCGAGTGCCCGGTAGGACAGCGCCTCGGCGAGATGCAGCCGGCCGATCTTCTCGGTGCCGTCGAGGTCGGCGAGCGTGCGCGCCACGCGCAGCACGCGGTGATAGCCGCGCGCCGACAGCCGCATGCTCTCGGCGGCATCGCGCAGCAGCTTCTGGCCTTGCAGATCGGGTCTTGCGATCTCCTCCAGCGCGGCGGCCGGTGCTTCGGCATTGGTGCGGACATGCGGCAGGCCAGCGGATGCGTAGCGCGCGAGCTGGATGTCGCGCGCAGAGGCCACGCGCGCGGCGACTTCGGCCGAACCTTCCGCCGATGGCGGCAGGATCAGATCGGCCGCGGTCACCGCCGGCACCTCGATACGCAGATCGATGCGGTCCATCAGCGGGCCCGAGATGCGCGCCTGATAGTCCGCCGTGCACCGGTCGATGCGGCCGCGCTTGCAGGCATAGCCCGGCTCGAACGCGTTGCCGCAGCGGCAGGGATTCATCGCCGCGACCAGCATGAAGCGCGCCGGATACGTCACGCGGTGGTTGGCGCGGGACACCGCGACCTCGCCGTTCTCCAATGGCTGGCGCAGCGAATCCAGCACGCGCGGATCGAATTCTGGCAGTTCGTCGAGGAACAGCACGCCCTGATGCGCGAGCGAGATCTCGCCGGGCTTTGCGCGCATGCCGCCGCCGGTGAGCGCGGCCATGCTGGCGGCATGATGCGGCGAGCGGAACGGCCGCCGCGATGTCAGCGCGCCGCCCTGGATCTCGCCGGCGACGGAGGCGATCATCGAGACCTCAAGCAGCTCACCCGGGGACAGCGGCGGCAGGATTGAGGGCAAGCGTGCTGCCAGCATCGATTTGCCGGCGCCGGGTGCGCCGATCATCAGCAGGTGATGCCCGCCGGCGGCCGCGATCTCGAGCGCCCGCTTGGCGCTCTCCTGGCCTTTGATATCGCGCAGGTCGAGCTTTGAGGCGGCTGCCTCATGCACTTTCGGCGAGGGCCGCGACAGCACCTGCGTGCCCTTGAAATGGTTGGCGATCTGGATCAGCGAAGACGCGGCGATGATCTGGATGTCCGGGCTCGCCCAGGCCGCCTCCGAGCCGCAGGCGGCCGGACAGATCAACCCCTCCTCGCGCGCATTGGCACCGATCGCGGCCGGCAACACCCCTGCGACGGGCGCAATCGAGCCGTCGAGGCCGAGCTCGCCGAGCACCGTAAAACCCGTCAGGGCATCCGGCGGGATCGCCCCGATCGCCGCCATCAGCCCGAGGGCGATCGGCAGGTCGTAATGGCTGCCTTCCTTGGGCAAATCCGCGGGCGCGAGATTGACGGTGATCCGCCGCGCCGGCAGCGCCAGGCCCGAGGCGATCAGCGCCGAGCGGACCCGCTCGCGGGCCTCCGACACCGCCTTGTCCGGAAGGCCGACGATGGCAAAAGCCGGCAGGCCCGGTGCGACCTGTACCTGCACGTCGACCGCGCGGGCCTCGATCCCCTCAAAGGCGACTGTAGAAACCCGCTGAACCATGCTCGACCGAGGCTCCCCCTGCACAATCGAGGGTAGCAGGACGCAGTCCACCTGACAAGAACAATACGGGAACAGTTTTCGGCGGCCGGCCAGGCCCTAACCAATCATAAACGCGATCGGGAAAGTACGCCTCGAATGCGAGCGGCTCCGCTCAGCACATTCCAACGAATGTTCGCTACGTTCAGAGCCGCGGGATGGGCCGTGATCTAACAAGTGAACAATCGAAATGCTTGTAAATCGCCGGAGAAGCGAACGACGGGTGTGCAGTCGGCTCGCCAAGATTCATTTTGGCGCGGGCTCGCTGCCGAGGGACTGCACGATCACGGACATTTCCGACGGTGGCGTGAAAGTAGTCGCGGAGTTTTTGGAAGTGCCGCCGCAATTCACCATCATCTTCGCGCCCGACTATTCCCGCCAATGCCGCCTGCGCTGGCGCATCGGCTGCGAATTCGGCGCTGAATTCACCGACTAGGCCAGACGGGCGCGTCCTTAACGGGAATTTAGCGTTAATCGGTAAGCATCTCTGATCAATCGCCGACGGTAGATCAGAGTATGTCCAAGCGTCCGTACCTTGCCTTTCCTCCGGCGAGATTCCTCCTTCCCGCGCTTTTGGTGCTCGCACTCGGCGGCTGCCAGACCACGGGCCTCGAGGACGTGACCGGCGCGCTCGGCGGCAAGACGGAAACCGCGAGCAAGGTCGACGCCAAGCCGGACATGGACGCCTTGCGCGAGCGCTATCGCGCCAAGCCGAGCGATCCCAACGTCGCGCTCGAATACGGCAAGGCGTTGCGCGAGACCGGGCAACGCGCCCAGGCGGTCGCGGTGCTGGAGCAGGCAGTGCTCGCCCATCCCAGCAACAAGGCGCTGCTCGCCGGCTACGGCCGCGCACTCGCCGACAACGGCAATTTCCAGCAGGCGTTCGATGTCCTGAGCCGCGCGCACACGCCCGAGGATCCCGACTGGCACATCCTGTCGGCGCAGGGCGCGGTGCTCGACCAGCTCGGCCGCAACGAGGAAGCGCAGCAATATTACGCGACCGCGCTGAAGATCGTGCCCGACGAGCCGTCGGTGCTGTCCAATCTCGGCCTGTCTTACGTGCTCCAGAACAATCTGCCGCGGGCGGAGGAGACGATGCGGCGCGCCTATGAGCGCAACCCCGCCGATTCCCGCGTCCGGACCAATTTCGCCTTCGTGCTGGGGCTGGAAGGAAAACAATCCGAGGCCGAGACCATCGTGAAGGCCGATCTGCCGCCGGCCGAAGCCGCGGCCAAGGTCACGGCGCTGCGTCAGCTCCTGGCGAAAAGGCAGCAGCGGGCCGACAACAAATAGCCCGCCGCTCCGTTCGGCTTACGACGCCTTGCGATGCGGCGCGGAGCTGCGCCCGCCCCTGCCCTTCAGCTTCTTCAGCAGCGGTCCGAGCAGCGAGCGCTTCGGCTTCTTCACGTCACCGCGCCCGGCGAGACGGTTCGCCATGTTCTGGAACAGCTCGGTGGTGCGGTGGCTCTTGGAGACCTCCGCGATCATCTGGCCGTTGTTTGCGGCGGTCGAGAATAGCTTCGAATCGAACGGGATCACCGCGATCGGCTGGCTCTCCATCGTCTTGGCGAACGCCTTGACCTCGATCTCCGCCCGCTTGGGCATGCCGACCTGGTTGATGCAGTAGAGCGGCGGCCGATCGTTCGGCCGCGCCGCCTTCAGCACGCCGAGCATGTTCTTCGTGTTGCGCAGGTTCGCAAGATCGGGCTCGGCCACGATGACAATGTCGTCGGCGTTGACCAGCGCGCGCCGGGTCCAACCCGACCATTGATGGGGCACGTCGAGCACGATGCAGGGCGTGGTCATGCGCAAGGTGTCGAAGACCGCGTCGAATGCTTCCGCGCCGAAATCGTAGACGCGGTCAAGCGTCGCCGGGGCGGCGAGCAGGCTGAGACGCTCGGTGCATTTGGCGAGCAGGCGTTCCATCAGCGCGGTGTCGGGCCGCTCCTGCGACAGCACCGCGTTGGCGATACCCTGGATCGGATCCTGATTGTAGTCGAGGCCGGCGGTGCCGAAGGCGAGGTCGAGATCGATCACGACGGAATCGAGCGCGAGATCGCGCGCGATGGTCCAGGCCACGTTGTGTGCGACGGTGGATGCGCCGACGCCGCCCTTGGCGCCGACCACCGCGATGACGCGACCGGTGATGATGGTTTCCGAGGCCGAGAACAGGCTGCAAATCGAGCGCACCACATCGATGGTCTCGACCGGCCCCACCACATAGTCGTTGACGCCGCGGCGCACCAGTTCGCGATAGGGCGCCGTGTCGTTGGGATTGCCGATCACGACCACGCGCGTGCCGGGGTCGCAGACGCCGGCGAGGTCGTCGAGCCCTTCGAGGATGTCGCGCGTGCCGTCGGATTCGATCACGATCACGTTCGGTGTCGGCATCGAGTCATAGACTTCGATCGCCGCGGCAAGGCCGCCGCTCTTGGCGGTGAGATGCGCCTTGGCGAGACGGCGATCCTGACCCGCCGCGGTCACCGCAGCGAGCGTCTGCTCGGTCTCGCAAAATGCCTGCACCGAGATGCGCGGGACCGGCGCAATGTGTTCTTCGGGGTGCTGCGGATCGTCCGCTTGGTCTTCGTGGCCGCTTGTCATTTGCCTGTGTCGCTGAGTTTGGCCTTGTCAGCCTCGGGATAGCTGGTCGAAGTCGCCGAGCCCTTGCGGTAGCGATCGAAGGCGATGTTGCGACGCTCGGTATAGGCCGGCGTCTCCGCCCGAGGCTGCTCGAGATCGGCAGGGTTGTCGATCATCGCCGCGAGGTTGCGCTGACTGGCGCAACCCAGATTGAAGTACGGTCGATTCTCGTTGTAGTCGGGGTTGAGCAGGGACGGGCCCACGTCTTCCGGCCACAATCCGCACGGGCCTGCGACGGCAGCGATCCTGGAATAGCTCAAACGGATGGTCGGGAGCAGTCCCGGGTCCTCGGGACGGTACGGCTGCCGGACGATGGCGCGCGAAGGTACGCCGCCGGCCAACAACACGGAACGAATTTCCTGATAGGTCGCCGCCGCGGGTCTGGCATTGGCGGTGTCGACGGGAACATCGACGACGACGGAGCCGGTGCCTTCCCGCACCCAGTCCCGGGCGATGCCGACGACATCGGCGTGCTGTGCCGCCGAGAGGCCGCCGCGGGCCTGGCCGACGAAGATCACGATCGAGCGCTTGCCTTCCTGCACCGCGATCGGATGACGCTGGCGATAGTCGGTCGGTACCGTCTGGGTGACGATCTCGCCTGTGGTGTTACATGCGCCCAGCATGACGGAAAGCCCCGTCAGCGCGACTGCGAGGCGCAGCCTGCCACGATGATCGGCCGCTGTATTCGCCATCGGTTCCCCCTCTTTGCCCTCGTCCCCAAGCTGTCGTCGTCGAGCCGCCGTTCGTCTCAGTCGATGATGAAGCCGAAATCGCCCTGGTAGCCGCCGATGGGATCGACGCGGTGCGCGATGCCGTAGAGACGGTTCATGCGTCCAAGCAGCGCCGACTGTGCATCCGAGGCCGGCGCGAAGCCGTCGTCAGGCCGCGACAATTCCTTCTGCGCGACCGCGCGCACCACGTAGGGCGTCACGATCACCATCAGCTCGGTTTCGTTGTTGACGTAGTCCTGGCTGCGGAAGAGCTGGCCGAGGATCGGCACCTGGTCGACACCGGGCAGGCCGTTGATCGCCTGCTTGGTCTGCTGCTGGATCAGGCCGGCCATCGCCATCGAGCCGCCCGAGGGAATCTCGAGCGTGGTCTCGGCCCGGCGGGTTTGGACCGATGGGATGGTGATGGAGCTCGTTGAGCTTAAGGAAAGCGCTTGCGTCACCGTGATGGCGTTCTGGTTCGACAGCTCCGACACTTCGGTCATCACCCGCAGGCTGATGCGTCCTTCGCTCAGCACGACCGGCGTGAAGTTCAGCGAGATGCCGAACTTCTTGTAGGTGATCTGGGTGGTGCAGACATGCGTTGCGGGATCGCAGGCGTAGCCCCCGGGAATTGGAAATTCGCCGCCCGCGATGAAGGTCGCCGATTCACCCGAGATCGCGGTCAGGCTCGGCTCGGCCAGTGTCCGCATCACGCCGGCGCTTTCCATCGCGCGCATGGTGGCGTTGACGGTGGCGACGCCCTTGGCAAGGCCGGTGACGCCAAGCCCGTTGCTGCTGACGAGCGGACCGCCGCTGGCCGAGAAGGGGTTGGAATTGTTGAACTGGACGACGGCGGTGCCGGCGTTCAGGCTGGCGCTGAGATCGACGCCCATCTGCTTGACGATGTCGCGGCGCACCTCGCCGACGACGACCTTGAGCATCACCTGGTCGCGGCCGCGTACAACGATGTTG
The DNA window shown above is from Bradyrhizobium sp. CB1650 and carries:
- a CDS encoding ATP-binding protein; translation: MGRTFRIKVRMRRFRRSHPRIAFAIRSFMIFSATFGAAYGFITGSRANNSGYDPNAFAVGASFLFALACLGLATLSMRLRFVNKRLRMLAVHNEALIDRNWELKEAEERARSLFESQGDLIVLRDHQGRITFANDAYCTLAGEARAALVGTRFDFDVLEQGDSARESNGTRIHDQKIATHLGARWIAWREGFVRLDAGQPAELQSVGRDVTDRTETERALSDARDQADAANRAKSRFLAMASHEIRTPLNGIMGMSGLLLDTTLTPEQATYAKAVKTSGEALMALIEELLDYSKIEAGKLDLEQRSFALSTLIEEITELLAPRAQAKALEIAAYVDERLPLEVVGDAARLRQVLLNLAGNAIKFTASGGVALIVEPGIWPNEISFLVRDTGIGIAPEAQSRIFREFEQADERVARTYGGTGLGLAISERIVKRMGGRITLESEPGKGSTFVVAIPLAPSQAGAGQTAFPSPDLSNKSILLVADGIEASLIARRLERWGSQTCMVSAAAVAEVLLPERSWHAVLIDRALGAAVADRLGEVARAHATQRLVLLTPSSRHDKVSPVFTGYLVKPLRAASLAARLALTPEVTSPDLAPEPPVESAEAAATSAKGLSILVAEDNEINALLMRSLLTKLGHRVVIAVHGEAALESWLGAASAGTPYDLVLMDIQMPQLDGIEATKRIRAHEARAGGRHTPILALTANTLVEDRYACFEAGMDGFLIKPVDREKLEEALIGLAASRHLAV
- a CDS encoding YifB family Mg chelatase-like AAA ATPase — protein: MVQRVSTVAFEGIEARAVDVQVQVAPGLPAFAIVGLPDKAVSEARERVRSALIASGLALPARRITVNLAPADLPKEGSHYDLPIALGLMAAIGAIPPDALTGFTVLGELGLDGSIAPVAGVLPAAIGANAREEGLICPAACGSEAAWASPDIQIIAASSLIQIANHFKGTQVLSRPSPKVHEAAASKLDLRDIKGQESAKRALEIAAAGGHHLLMIGAPGAGKSMLAARLPSILPPLSPGELLEVSMIASVAGEIQGGALTSRRPFRSPHHAASMAALTGGGMRAKPGEISLAHQGVLFLDELPEFDPRVLDSLRQPLENGEVAVSRANHRVTYPARFMLVAAMNPCRCGNAFEPGYACKRGRIDRCTADYQARISGPLMDRIDLRIEVPAVTAADLILPPSAEGSAEVAARVASARDIQLARYASAGLPHVRTNAEAPAAALEEIARPDLQGQKLLRDAAESMRLSARGYHRVLRVARTLADLDGTEKIGRLHLAEALSYRALAEDVRQMA
- a CDS encoding PilZ domain-containing protein produces the protein MLVNRRRSERRVCSRLAKIHFGAGSLPRDCTITDISDGGVKVVAEFLEVPPQFTIIFAPDYSRQCRLRWRIGCEFGAEFTD
- a CDS encoding tetratricopeptide repeat protein, with translation MSKRPYLAFPPARFLLPALLVLALGGCQTTGLEDVTGALGGKTETASKVDAKPDMDALRERYRAKPSDPNVALEYGKALRETGQRAQAVAVLEQAVLAHPSNKALLAGYGRALADNGNFQQAFDVLSRAHTPEDPDWHILSAQGAVLDQLGRNEEAQQYYATALKIVPDEPSVLSNLGLSYVLQNNLPRAEETMRRAYERNPADSRVRTNFAFVLGLEGKQSEAETIVKADLPPAEAAAKVTALRQLLAKRQQRADNK
- a CDS encoding AAA family ATPase, producing MTSGHEDQADDPQHPEEHIAPVPRISVQAFCETEQTLAAVTAAGQDRRLAKAHLTAKSGGLAAAIEVYDSMPTPNVIVIESDGTRDILEGLDDLAGVCDPGTRVVVIGNPNDTAPYRELVRRGVNDYVVGPVETIDVVRSICSLFSASETIITGRVIAVVGAKGGVGASTVAHNVAWTIARDLALDSVVIDLDLAFGTAGLDYNQDPIQGIANAVLSQERPDTALMERLLAKCTERLSLLAAPATLDRVYDFGAEAFDAVFDTLRMTTPCIVLDVPHQWSGWTRRALVNADDIVIVAEPDLANLRNTKNMLGVLKAARPNDRPPLYCINQVGMPKRAEIEVKAFAKTMESQPIAVIPFDSKLFSTAANNGQMIAEVSKSHRTTELFQNMANRLAGRGDVKKPKRSLLGPLLKKLKGRGGRSSAPHRKAS
- a CDS encoding CpaD family pilus assembly protein — its product is MANTAADHRGRLRLAVALTGLSVMLGACNTTGEIVTQTVPTDYRQRHPIAVQEGKRSIVIFVGQARGGLSAAQHADVVGIARDWVREGTGSVVVDVPVDTANARPAAATYQEIRSVLLAGGVPSRAIVRQPYRPEDPGLLPTIRLSYSRIAAVAGPCGLWPEDVGPSLLNPDYNENRPYFNLGCASQRNLAAMIDNPADLEQPRAETPAYTERRNIAFDRYRKGSATSTSYPEADKAKLSDTGK
- a CDS encoding type II and III secretion system protein family protein, with amino-acid sequence MNCGDDRTCMRIRGNGAHAFWTGAMLLLGLIAAPNWASGADAPVGDQAPMQASDLGVAPVAMIAPARTRFLSLGVGKSVVIDLPREVKDVLVADPKIANAVIRSAQRAYIIGGQVGQTNVVFFSADGQQVASYDIAVKRDLNGMRAALRQSLPGVQIEGVGDSVMLTGSVSSPVEAQQAGDVAAKLVGGSDKVVNNIVVRGRDQVMLKVVVGEVRRDIVKQMGVDLSASLNAGTAVVQFNNSNPFSASGGPLVSSNGLGVTGLAKGVATVNATMRAMESAGVMRTLAEPSLTAISGESATFIAGGEFPIPGGYACDPATHVCTTQITYKKFGISLNFTPVVLSEGRISLRVMTEVSELSNQNAITVTQALSLSSTSSITIPSVQTRRAETTLEIPSGGSMAMAGLIQQQTKQAINGLPGVDQVPILGQLFRSQDYVNNETELMVIVTPYVVRAVAQKELSRPDDGFAPASDAQSALLGRMNRLYGIAHRVDPIGGYQGDFGFIID